GCGGATAGGCGAACGAGGTCGACTTATCTTTACGGTAAAATAACGGAAAGATCGAACTGACCTAATATTTGTTTGTTTTTCTCTCCCTTGATAGTATTTTGGCGGTAAAAATCAAGGCCGAATTCAAAGTTTTGATTTAATCGATAACGAACAACAACTTCTTCTCCTTGAGTGTCGGTTTTTCCTCCGTAACGGTCGGAATCGGTTTGGCCATCCCAAACGGCGTCTTTTTCCAATCGACTTTCGACGTAAGATAAGCTGAAGATTTTGCCAAACCGCAAGGTCAGGCCTCCCAGATAGACCTGGTTTTCCGATGCGGCTTGCAGGTTACGCAGGTATTGGCCGAAAAGGCTGATCCCGATCCCCCCGCTTTCCGTCAGGTTAAGTCCGCCAAGAAAATTTAGTGAATTGAAACCATAACTATAGACCTTGATCTTTTCATCTTTTTCACCGGGAACTTCGGTCCGGCTGTTGGAAAGGCTTGAATAAGGAAGAAACGAACCAGCCAGGCGGTGGTAATAATTGAACTCGCTGGCCAGACGCAGATAACAATCAGTTCCAAGATTGATATGCAGACCAAGTTGCGATTGTGTTAGCCACTGGTCGGCTTTGGCCTTATCTTCGTTGATAACGTAAGCCGATTGGTTAAAAAACAAAGGAAAACCTAATTTGGCTTTTTCCCCGGGGTTGTTTAGTCTTAAGTAAGCGCCGGTTGGCCGCAGGTCATGGTCCCAGGTGGCATCGTTGACCACCCATAACTGGGAGGCTCTTTTCCCAGCTCCCAGGCTGAACCAAGGGGTCGGTTGATAGGCTAGATATGTTTCGGTCAGCCCGATCTCTGGGGAGCGGAAAACATCGGTCATGGTTACATTGTTTGAACGGGGATCTTCCCGTCCGGTTGCCAGGCCAAAGCCGGCCGAAAAATTTTCCGGGAGATCGATCGTTAGTCCCCCTTGGGCGAGAAAACGCAACCGGTGACGGCCTTCTTGATCGTTAGCCAATTCTTCGCCTTGATAGCGAAGGCGGAGCCGGCCGGTTGGGTGCAGACGGTCGGTCCAGGTTGACTTGACGGGCGGGGGCGTGATGGTTTGCGCGTGGGTTGGTTTGGCGACGGCTAAAGCGAACATGAAGGGGATGACACGAGAAAGCTTGTTCATTTTTTTCTCCTTTTAAGGGGCTCACTACTATATCAACGATAAAAGGAGATTGATTTCACTTTTGAGCGGTAACAATCTGGTAACAACTTGGTAAATGGCTGGTTACACGAAAAAAAGCGGCAGCTTAGAGCAGGATCGCCACGCTCTAAGCTGTCCGCTTCAAACTAGTTTACTGCATCACTTTGGTAAACGGAACGGTAAAAGTAATTACCGGTATTCCTCTCAAATCCGGAGAAAAGGTCATACTGCCAAGTAGTCTTTTGATCTCGTCTTCCGGGATCGTATTGGAGTCATTCTCCGGATTGTACCAGCGGCCGGATGTCGATTTAAGCGTCAATCTGCCTTCACTATCAACTTCGATCTTTAACTGAAGATTTCCCCGCCCGGCTAAAGTTTTGAGCGCTTTTTTAACGCTGACTGACGCTTGTTCTCTTTTGCGCCGGTCGCTGTAACCGACTTCTGCCGGTTCCTGGCTGGCGATCTCCGGGCCGCTTGGGACGTCGCTGGGTCCGTCCGGATGAGTCGTTGGCTGAACAGTGGCGCTGCTGCCGGTGCCGGGGATAGTAGTCCGGAAAGTTATTTCCCGGGTGTTGGCGCTGACCTTTTTGGCTTCGGTTTGGTCGATTTCCGCGCGGTTATGGTCGGGGCCGGCTTGTTTGGTCGTGATCGGGTGGCAATCGCCGAAGTAGTTGGGGCAGATATATTCGCCCGGTTTGCCTTCAATCGTGACGACGGCGTAAGTGGTCTCGCCGCCGCGATCGAGCTTGATCCACTGGCCGGTCAAGGTTGCCGGCGGTTTACCTACGGTCTTTTTTTTTCCGCCGCAGTGGCAGGTTTGTCGCTTCCGACGGAAGCTTCAACCGTTGCCGGGACGCTGGCCCCGTGGACATTAAGCGGCCTCTGGAACGAAGGGAGGGCGCTGCTGGTCGTCAGATTTCTGACCGGTGTCCCCATCGGCAGGAGCGGCGCGGAATACGGTCCCAGCCGGCTCTGGCCTTTGTAGACGCTTGATGGATAGATGATGGCGGTTATTCCTCTGACAAACTCATAAGTGAGCGAGGCAGTTACTCCACCGCGATTATCGGCAACTTGCAGGTTGACCCCCAGTGGGGCGAGGACCGGCAGACTTTCGCCGAATTCAGGGAAGTAGGAAACCTGAAGGAAAGTCCGGCTTTCGTCGGCATAATGATTGGGCGCGATGTTGCCGAGCCAAAGTTCCGGCCGGCCCCAGGGGAATAACGCGCCAATCCCGAATTGGGTTAGATCGATGGTCTGCCATTTGAAATCATTATTGCCTAAAGTTTCACGGCCGTAACCAAACTGCGCGTATGGCCGCCAACGATGGTTAGGGAAATCGGCTCTTAAACTGCCGGCTTGCGCGCCGAGCCGTTCTTGAAAATCTTCTCCGGCCAGGGTGTCGGGAGCGGATTGTTCCCCCCAAGCGAGTTGGGCGTAACCAAGGGTGACGTGGAGGTCGCGATACGGATTGAATCTGAACTGGGCTCCGGCTCTAATTGACCGGCGGGTCCCTTCATATTGGCCGCCGTAAACTTCGATGTCGTTTAAGGAGAAAACGGTCCGATCGTGTTCAACAAAGGCGCCGTAACTGGCCGATTCTCCGACAAAGCCGCTGGCGGCCAGGCCGTAAGTGGCGGTGGCGCCGTCGCCGGTTGGGAATTGGCGGGTCGAGTCTTCAGCGTGGCTCTTGCGAGCTTCCCCGAGAGCGTATATTCCCGGCTGGAAGCCGCGGAAAAAAGCGTAGCGAGCGCCAACCCCGGCGCCGGCATCCATTAACCGATTCTGGCCGAAGTCGGTGGCGAAGCTGGCCTTGAGCGGAGTGGCAACTTCCAAGCGCGGACTTTCGACGATCCCGTTAGGCCCAACCCAGCGGACCAGGACCAGCGGGGCGACGCCAAAATTGGAATAAGAGCCGAGCGCAACCGGCGCTTCGTCGCTCGGGACCGAGCCGAGCTTCAAGCGGAAAGAGGGATTGACCATCCCCGGAGTATCTTCTGTGCCGATATACCGTCGCCAAGAGGGAAGTTGATTGTCGTCCCCGACCTTCGGTTGCTGCAGAGTTAAAGGCCCCGGATTGACGATTACAACATCATCGGCGGTGGTAATAGTTATCGGCAGTTGATATTCAGTGCTTTCGTTCGGTTTTTTTGTGCCGGTGACCTCGGGCGCTTTATACCGGGTCCCTCCGACTTGTCCGAGTAAATTAATTGGTAAGGTCATTTTTACACTCTCCTAATTATTTCTTTTGTTCCGGAATGGTTACTTTTACGGTTAAGCTCTTTTTGTCGGGCGAAAGCATATTCGTTGTTACGGTCAGATCAAGCGGGGCTAAGCCTGGCAGAGGGATCTTGATCTTCCAACCGGCCCTAAATTCAAATTCACTGGTGATGGTAAACGTGGTCTCTTTGCCGGCTTGGATCGGAGTCGTCTCTTTGATCTTAGCGGTAAAAGGAACGAGCTCCACAGCTTCCTTTTTTTCAGCCGTTATAAAACCGTCGGCGCTGACCAGACGAACGGTATATTTTTTGTTGGCGGCGGTTGGCACGAATTCGAAGGTCACCGTTTCCCCGCTGACCTTGATCTTACAGTTATCG
This window of the Candidatus Margulisiibacteriota bacterium genome carries:
- a CDS encoding putative porin translates to MNKLSRVIPFMFALAVAKPTHAQTITPPPVKSTWTDRLHPTGRLRLRYQGEELANDQEGRHRLRFLAQGGLTIDLPENFSAGFGLATGREDPRSNNVTMTDVFRSPEIGLTETYLAYQPTPWFSLGAGKRASQLWVVNDATWDHDLRPTGAYLRLNNPGEKAKLGFPLFFNQSAYVINEDKAKADQWLTQSQLGLHINLGTDCYLRLASEFNYYHRLAGSFLPYSSLSNSRTEVPGEKDEKIKVYSYGFNSLNFLGGLNLTESGGIGISLFGQYLRNLQAASENQVYLGGLTLRFGKIFSLSYVESRLEKDAVWDGQTDSDRYGGKTDTQGEEVVVRYRLNQNFEFGLDFYRQNTIKGEKNKQILGQFDLSVILP